In the Silene latifolia isolate original U9 population chromosome 1, ASM4854445v1, whole genome shotgun sequence genome, TTCTTCTACATCTTCTTATTCGATTAACAAATCGCTTCTTTATCTTCCATTAATTTTAATTTCGCCGATTTTCCTATGTTTTGCAGGCCGAATCTCACCGCAGAAGGTAAAtttctcatctttttttttctttctcaacTCAACCAGAATTAATGGCTTCGATTGACGTTGATCttgattttattgttttttattttgaattttttgattaGAAAGAGAACAAGTTGGTGTGTGGTTGAAATTATTTTGCAATTTGAGAAGATTAGATTCTTTCTTTGAGGTGATTTAATTTATTCGATTGAGGCGGCGAAATTGGTGTTTGAGATGTGAGAGGGTTGGAATTGTTTTGGTTAATTCTGAGGAAgctgggagagagagagagagggggggggggtatgCTGTCTAGCAGATGgaatgttgttgattgattggcGTGAAAGCGAAAAACCGTGGTGTGTGGTTGAATTTCTTTTGCAATTTCAGAAGGTTAGATCTTTTCTTAGGCGATTTAATGTATTCGATTGAGGCTTTGAAAATCGGTTGAGAGAGTTGGAATTGTTATGGTTAATTCTGAGGAAGTTGGGAGGAAGGGGAGTTTTAGGCCATCTAACAGATGGAATGTTGTGTGATTGATTGCCGGCATTGGGAATTCTATCAATTGCAGTTGGGTTTGGGAACAAATACCTGATTAAGGCTAAGGGCATGCGTCTCTCTGGGTGCATCTTATTGCCAGCTTGATCAGTATATCTTGAGTAAATGTGTTGAAAGTTGCCAATGGGTTTGGGATTGCTGTCTTGGGGATTGGTGTTTGATATTTGTTAGCGTAAGAACGATTGTAGCATGGTAGAACAGAGAGGCGTGTTGTTTGAAGTTTTTCCATAGCTTTCTTTATTTGTTTGACTATGTGCTTTTTGTTATTTTGGACTTGGGAATTTTCTTTCCCGTTTCTAGTCATGTCTTTTTTAAGGCTTGCCTGTCATTAGAACTCGTTGTTTTGTGCTATTATCTTAATCAAACTAGTACTACATGTCTGCCACTTTATTATGTTTTAAGGTAGTAGAATATGCCCTAGAATCATCCAAAGTTTGTTGAAACTGCCGTAGTTGTATAGACACTTTTACTAGTCGACTTGAGCGCTTAGCCTTTGGATCTTCTAGTTCGTTATTGTTGGGTGTTATTACCTAGAATCAGATTTATAGGCAGATGAACCTGGTATAAGTCCGTGATTTTTTTCACCAAGAAGTATGCGACTTGGATGCTTGTCCGGTTGTCCATGTGTCCATCACAAGTTATGTAATTATTTTAATGTTCTTTGTAAAACGAATTGATATGGTCTCAAATCATGTCTGAGCATCGAATGTGCCATGCTGTTCCTCAAGGTTATATGAAGAGACTGAGCATCATAGGTAGCTTAAAAATGTCTTAAAATGGTCCTTGTGGTATTTCTCCAGTCCCATGAGATGATCGATATGGTAATTCTTTCAATCCTTATTATGAAGTAGCATTTGCTTGTCAGAGAGCCTGTTACTTCTTCACTTCAATCGAGCACTATTCAGCTTCAGTGGGCTTGTTTAATTTTTCTTTGTGGCGATTTAATTTTTTCGATTGAAGCAAAATTAGTGTTTGATGTGTGAAAGTTGGAATAGTTATGATTAATTTTAAGGAAGATGGGGGGGATTCTTTATACCAGATTGAATGTCATGTGATTGATTGGCTGCGTTAGGAATTCTAGTAAACTGATATGGTTATTGGTGTTTGCTACTTTGGTAACAAATGCACGATTAAGGCTAAGGGCATGTCTCGCTGTTGGTGCTGTTTATTGCCAGCTTCAGGGTTGCCGAATACGTAATACGCTCGATACGAATTCGTAATACGAATTCGCGATTCGCTCTATTGAGCGTATCCGATACGTTAAGCGtattaaaaataatataattcgcTAATTCGTATCGATTCGCTAAGCGTATTAAAAATACTAAACATAATTTTTTGAATATTCATGAttgaaaatataaaaaaaaaaaaaaaagcaaaagtcaatttttttttttccaataaaTAATTGTGTAAAATGTTAAGAGTCAGTGTTCCAACTTCCAATCACACTAATAAAATATCAATAAAACAAAAAAATCTTTACAGTTCCCAATAAAGACTTTTCTACCCAAATTACCAATTCCCATAAACTTCTTCATGAGTTCATCTCCTTCCCAATACCCATAAACTTCTTTATCAGTTCATCTCCTTCCTTCATCCGTTCATCTCCTTCCCAATACCCATAAACTTCTTCATCAGTTGAAACCTCCATGCTCCATGCTCCATGCTCCATGCTCGTCATTCATCAATGGTGACCAAacaacttcatcttcttccttgatcCTTCATCCTCGTCCTTCATCTCAACCATTTTCCACCATATCAAAATGTAAGTATCTTtcattatttaactttttttctCAGTTTTTCTTGTTTTCGCACAGTATTCCAGTTCGCTCTATCTGAGCGAATTCTTACCGTATTAGGGCGAACTGATACGCTAACGAATCACGAATTGATACGATCGTATCGATTCGCGATTCGCTAGGGTCTGGAGCGAATTCGGCAACCCTGGCCAGCTTGACTATTATTTCTCAGTAATTCATAAATGTGCTACAATTTGCCGATGAATTTGAGCTTGCTGTCTTGGGGATTAGTGTTTGATGTTTGTTAGCGTAGGAGTGATGGTAGTGTCGAAGAACAGAAAGTTGTGTTGTGTGAAGTCTGTTGATAgatttctttatttgttttgacGATGTGCTATTTGTTATTTTGGATTGAGGATTTTTCTTTCGTGCTTTCTCATTCCCAATCATGTCTTTTAAGGCTTACCTTTCGttagaacttttttttttttttttttttttttttttaaaatttaactTAATCCAAACCAGTGTTAGAAATCGGCCACTTTATTATGATGTCATAAGGTAATAGAGTATGCCCTAGGATTAGCCAAAGTTTGTTGAAACTGCTGCATTTGTGTAAACACTTTTACTAGTCGACTTAAGCGTTTGGATCTTCTACCTAAATTTAGGTTTATAGGTAGATGAATCCGGTTTAAATCTGTGTCACGTGTTCACTTAGAAGTTTGCGACTTGGATGCTTGTCCATGTGTCCATCACAAATTATGTAATAATATTGATGTTCTATGTAGAAAAATTGATATAGTGTCAAATCATGTTTGAGCATCGAATGTGGCGCACTGTTCCTTAAGGTTATATAAAGAGCCTGAGCATCATAGGTTAGCTTAAAAATCTCTTAACATGATCGTCGTGGTATTTGTCTAGTCCCATGAGATGATCTATATGGTAGTTCTTTTAATCCTTATTATGTAGTAACATTGCTCGTCAGAGAGCCTGTTACTTCTTCACTTCAGTCGAGCTCTATTTAACTTCAGTGTGCTGGTTTATTCTTTTATCTTCTTAAGGTATTCAAGATCACCATCTCCTCCTAAGGCAAGATCAAGGTCGCTGTCAAGGTCTATTTCTAAGTCCAGATCTCCGTCTCCACCTAGATACAAGTCACGCTCTCGATCCAGGTCTAGATCTGCAAGCCGTGGGAGGTGAGATTACATGGGATGATGCCAACGATTTGTACTTGTGTGCTCAAGTGGCTGACCCTTGTATGAATTTGGCAGGGAGGAGGTTAGCAATCCTGGAAACACCCTGTTTGTGACAGGGCTCTCTGCGAGAGTCACAGAACGAGATCTTAAGGATCATTTTGGCAAAGAGGGAAAGGTCATTGCCAAATCGGGTGCTTTTGCTATAATCTGATTGCTGCTTAATGATCTTTGAAATGGTTGGCTAAAACTAAATGACTATTATTTCAGGTAAGCTCAGTTTTTCTGGTTATGGAGCCACGTACACGAATATCTCGGGGCTTTGCTTTTGTGACAATGGACTGTCTTGAAGATGCTGATCGTTGCATCAAGTACCTTAATCAGTCTGTTCTTGAAGGGCGCTACATTACTGTTGAGAAGGTATGCTTCCAGTCTCTATAACAATGCCGTGCATAGTAAGAGGTATATGATTATCCCTTTCCTCTTAACCTGGAGGTTTTTGGCTACATTCAGACTTCATTGTGTCAGCTTTGTTGGAAGCAATCAAAGATGATCAGTTTCATCCATCTCAAAGCTAGTCAAACAGCTTGATGAAACGGCCAGCTAAACATATTTTCAATGCCTCAACTAAACATAGCAAATAGTGTCCAACAACTTAACAACATCCGCATTCACCATCAACTCTCAACTAATCAACGGATATTTTCGACATGCAACATTTCTAGACAGGCTTTATGGTATTTCATACCTGATGCAATTTGTTGGTATTGGTTCTCTCATGTGTGATGAATCTGAATTGGTTGGTTGCTATTCTTGCGTGGCTTTGTTTCTATTTCATGCTTCTATGTTGCTGGACTAGTGAACTCCTACCCTTCACATGCATGCAGCCTATTTCCTTGTTGATATTTGTGTGTAGCAGTGTTACCTTTAGGATTTCCTTGTGTCTACCAGTTAGTCACTGCATATGGCAATGAAAGGAGGTTTGCTGGTGTAGTTTTTATTACTGTTTTATCACGGCAAAGTAATTGTTTGTACTCAGTCTTACTTTTATagcgcaaaacatacattttgcTTATCGCATTTGATGTCGTAAGGCATAAGAAAGGCAATTTGTGAGTGAAATGAATTCTCTTTTCGTAGAAAGCTGATTGTCTCTTACAAACTTAATGCGAAGTATTTTCAACTTTCGGAACACCCAGTACCAAGAGAATGTACTCAGGCTGGGATACATGCTCAAAGGAGCCGCTGCTTTTAGTGGACTTGAGGTGATGAGACTGATGGCCCAAAGATCAGTACAATAGCCCGTCTTTAAAGCATATCTATTGACATTTTAAACTGTAAACCACAATTTACATGACAATTTTTCTATGCCACTAATTAAGATCTTATATTTGTGAGAGTGATCGCTACATTTGGCTCTAGAATGTTAAATCTCTGTGAATGGGGAATAATAAATTTTAACTTAGAACACCTAAGTGAGAGTTATGATTTCCTCGATAGTCGATACTTGAGAAATGCCTTAGGGTTGGAGTCTGTCACTAGTTACGTGTGTGTTTCTTGCTTGATCAATAAAATTTTTGTTTCGTGTTAACGTGTGTTCTTCATTGGAGGGTCTGAATCTGGCAGTGTGGGTCTGTTACAGAGAACGGAAGTTTTGTGTAATTGTGTGTGTTTTCTTTGGGGTGTCAATAGGTTATCAGCCATATGACCTGTGTGCTGTGTGCATTACATACCTTGTTTCCTTCTCAATTCTTCTTTTGAACTTATATTTTCCATCCCCTCCCATGCTATATCGCATATAGGTCTGTTATATGGTGTTCTTCTTAGTTATCAAGAGTTGACCTTGATTTATATTTGAAGGATGTCGACGATCCTTTTGTCGCTGTAGCGGCCAGCTGGGTGTCTAATATTATATGGTCATTTCTTTTCTTGATAAAGTCAAAAATATACGtgttcatttctcttctttgttAGCTGTTAGCTGCTTTCCATTTGCAACCAACAATATGCACTCTTTGTCTATTGTGTGTCGTCAGCGATGCAATGATGCAAGTGTCTAAAATATAATTACGGGGTGGATTTCTGCTGCAATTTTTGTtgtatttttcctttttttatttgtGATGTAAGAAACTCTGGTGTGGTAGAATTTCTGCACTGCTATATGCTGTCACTTGACATCATTGCGTTAACTGGTTGAAAAGAGTAGATAGAATGAGATTTTTGTCTACCTTTTCAGTCAAGGAGGAAACGGCCAAGGACACCAACTCCAGGACACTATTTGGGCCTGGACAAATCAAGAGAGTCAGGTAACCTCTCCTAATGTCTGAACCTTAATTTGAACATTTGACGAATTTTTTTGAGACTTGTATAGGAAACCACAGCTCGAATCCTTATTCAATATTTATTCAACTGTAGACTTTTTGGGGGTAGTCTCACAAGTCCAAACAGTCTCAGCCAAGTTTTTTCTGCAACTGTCTAAATGTTTTGGGTTTGCAGGGCATCCTCGTAGCCGACCTCGTGGGGGTTATGGACGTGAAGATTATGGTCATAGAAGATCTCCAAGGCGTTCACCTTATCGAGGTGGCCGGGGTTATTCTCCTCGACGCTCACCGTATGCTGAAAGGTCAAGGAGATACCGATCAAGGTCTTATTCTCCATATGGAAGTCCTGACCGTGGATATGGGCGTCGTTCTGGCTATGTCAGATAAGAAAGCACTGTATGCATTAAGAATTCTGGTATGAATTGCCGACTTTTCTTAGAAGTTGTTACTGTGGTAGAATACTAGAATGTGAATTTGGGTTGCTGGAATTTGGAAGAACTATTGATAATGTTGTATTAGTTGTGTCCCTTGTGAATTGTGATCTTACCGGATCTGAAAATGCTTGTTTTACCTTGTGTTTGTAGTTTAATTTGCATAATTGAAGTTGTGTAAACCACATTACTAGGTTTTGGCTTCTATGAATTACCCTGTTTCTATCGACCAGAGTAGGATACAGTTTTATGGCAAGTGAAGTAATTTTCTATAATGCGATCAAAACCAGGGTCCCATCAGCCACAGTTGTCCTATTTTCCGTCTTTTGAATGACGCAGATTATTGTAGAGGTGGTTAATTGCCTAATAGGTGGCTTGGGTCAAACTCATTTCAGGCCTGACATAAGTTTTGTGGCGCATGGACAAGTGGGCTAGCGGATTTGGGAAGGGTAGCAAGCTAGAGCGTGTAAATTTTTCTAAAATATCCTATGTGCCTGCTTTTTCTTTAGGCTGGACAAGATCGGTCCAATGTCCCGTTCTGTCCATAATAGCTCTAGATTATCCCTTTGCTTAAGTTTTTGTTGGCTCTTGATCGATTACTTCGTTTTAACAATTGGCCGTCTTGTTTGTGAGCTTTTTCTTTGTTGGTAGTTTGTTTGTATGATAATTAAACTTACGCTGGAAGTAATACCAAGTGATTCTCGCATTCTTGTGCAAGTCTGTTGTACACCAGTCTCCTTCCACAACCAAATTCTTGTATAATGTCTCACCTAATCGCCTTACACTAGAATTTGCGCTTGATATTTTGTTTTCGTCTTCCGTTTTTATCTATAAGGTGTTTTCAGTTTTATGTGATAGCGATGTGGAATCCAATAGAATGAAAACATAATTTTTAGCAAATTTTGAAACTTGAATCTTCGGATTCATTGtgtaaaaatgttttgaaaaaaagAGTAATAAATAAGAAAGAGAAAAGTGGGAGGAATTAAATGGGGAGGGAATCTTTGTCCGAATGCAGAAAACTTGCAGCATCCTCGAGAAAATGAAGTTTCCGGATTCCCATCTCCCTTCTCATTCTTATTTACTGCCTACTCTTTTTACAAGTTATCCTCCTTTCTGTTTTCCTTCCGTAACTTCGACGCCCGTTCTTTTATCGTAAGAAGATTAGATTGATCCTCTATAATAAGACTCAacctattttgtctatttgatttaTCTTTTGCATTGTTGTCCTTGCGCTGATTTGAACCTGAGTAGGCTCGGGCTCGACTCGGAATTTTGAGTTGGGCTCGGCTCGAAACTCGTCGAGCCCAAAAAATTGAAGCTCAAGCTTGGCTCGGGTTGTCATTATATTATTCACTTCATTATCTTTTAAATTcaactaaatataaatatttttagaaaaaacaaataagattatgaaatactaaaaaatattatattataatatctttataaatacctaaataatgtattatttaaaataaaattaatattttggtaTAAAATTTAGACACAATTATAAATGAGCCCAAACGAGCTTTCGAGCGGAGTTTTGACCTAGCCGATTCTGAGGGTTCCAATTCTGAAGGTTTGTTGAGCTGGCTAAGATCATTTACAACCCTAGTTGTTGTGAAATGCTCAACCATCTAGTAATTGTGGAAAAAATTGATCTCTACTAAAGCCCACGAGTCTTGAATTTTGCTGTCAAAAAAAAGTCTTGAATTAGATTTCCCTAGGCCATTCCAAACCAAATTGATCGTCTAAAGCTATTGACTTCAATTCTTTGGTGTGGTATTCCATTAATTCTTATTTTAGACggatttttttttatgacgagggggttgatcGTCCCGGGCACATGCATttccgcaccaccacatggaccatgtaagtcacccccttcgggggctgtaGTGGctaagtgatcatcgccccagctggtagtcgaacccgggatctctcaactcctgcatttctgcaagcttcaaggtttaacagACAGACTTATTTGTTCATTTTCGTCCTCGTGAAATGCATAACCATCTAGTAACTGGGTCACATTTGGCTGTAAGGTCACATATGACACGTCTGAATGGTGAGCTGATCGGTATTCACTAACAAGAAGGTGAAATAGAGAACAAAGGTTATTACGTTGTACCTCTTTTATCTTTTATCTTTTTAGGTATCAGTAATGTTTTTTTAATTTAGTTCGTCTCATTGAAGACAAccactatccgtcacaaactgaagacggatagtggccctctcacaaaatgcaagtgagaGTATCCATTTCCCCCTACTTGCACTATccatttgcattttgtgagaaGAGAGACAGTATTCGTATTCGAACATGGCGGATGATAAGACCGTCTTTAAGAGATGGACTGTTTTTAATTATCTAAACGATCAAATTTCAttcttttaaaatttatttttaaaattcTAATTTTAATCACCCCTCTTATTTTCTAAAATTATCTAATACGGAGTTTTTATTTACAACTTGATGATTATAGTTTATAAATTGCCCAACAAAACTCTTGCAATCCCAGTTttcccaaaaaaaataaaataatgtaaATGTAGAAGAGGTGGGACTAAAACTTCATATGGAAAGCATGTGGAATAGGTATACCACTGTATTGTCAGTCAATTTGTCATCGATGAACCTTTTGCTATTTAGTAATCTCTGGTACACCAATTCTTATACCATACAACCAGGTGTATGATACTTCCTACTCCTActattaaaaaaataataataggaataaaaaataacaaaaattccCACTACTTAAACAGTTATCACTTTTCATAAActctttttttctcctgtttcaaACTACGTCTTCCGTTTCTATCAAAAAAATCATGCATAAAATTTAATTGTCCATCCAACGTAGTGGTTTTTGTAATCTTGATTCGagttttgattaattaaattcTAACTTATTAGGTATGTGTTAAAATTACTTCGtgttttgattaattaaattcTAATTTATCGGGTTTGTGTTGAAATTACATTAAACCCTAAAAATTGTATAATACCGTAAATTAAATTGAATTTTTATGTTTTATCTCTCATTATTTATGATTCAATTTGTGGTTTTGGGTGTGATATTCATCATATGACACTATCATATTTCACTCAGAatttagtgaatatgatagtttaatttgatgaatatgtcTTATCAAGTTTGATGTTCATCATAAGTCACTATTATATTCACGTTGAGTTAAATGAATATGATAGTGTAATTTGATGAACGTGTGTTATGTAATgtgatatttattttatgacactGTTATATTCACTTCGAGTTTAGTGAATATTCGAGTTTAGTGAATATCGGTCTAATTTGATGATTATGAACTGTAAATTTGATAAAACTCGAATTCAAACAGATGAAAGAAAACTACGAATTTAATAAATTCATTAAGATTTTAAATTTGACAAATGagtaatttagaaaaaaaaaggtATTGTGAGAGATGTAGTGGgtagtttattttttttaatttttttttgcccATAACTATCATGGGTGTATCTTACTCTTTACCCCTGGGAGTAGGATATAATTTGCCCTAGTACACAAATATTTTGTGAATTTCCATCTTGTTCAGTAATCGTTTGGAGAGAGGGTAAATCCTACTATACCTCCAATTATATAATAAGCATTACACAGCTTAAAAATAGATATGATAAATATACACAGCTGAAGTAAAAAATTTATATCAAATAAATTCAGATATAAGATACTTGTAATAGATACGAGTATAACTTATAAAATGCAAAAATTGTACCAAAAACATAAATTAGAAAATAGTTTAATTGAGTTTCAATTTGAGCCTGGTCGAGCACAGGTTCATCTCAAATTCAATAAAGCGGAGCTTGCTTGCCGGAGTGTGGAGAGGATTCCCATTGTAGCTTCGACTTaacttgattttgattttgattttttccaACTCAAACACAAGCTTTGACCGAGTTGAATAACACAAATATTtgtgtaaaacggttttatacAAGTTTATTGTAAAATGAAATCTTTAAATAATTATTTTGACCTACTAAAATATCATTATTTAGTTCATTTTACCCAATTTTTATATAAAACCGCCTTACAGTACACTAACcgattgtatatattgttgtcgAACGGATTCCCCTCATTTGGATCCCCACCTCTTGAGTAAATACTAAATCCCTATAGTTAACATCATTCGATTTGTAATTTTTGTACCGTGTAATTTCATAAAAAGTGACCATTTTATGTAAAACTGGTCATTTTATCGTAATAAAAAAATGGTCATTATTTACCATAATAAAATGATAACTTTTTTGTTTCCTCACTTTGTGCCATTTGATAACTTTTGTGGAAAAATAGTTTAGAActtaaaaaaaaatcaagaaCTAAATCGAACAAACTTTGTGCATTCCCATTGTAGAAGAGTATTAATTTTGTCCTTTAAATATTATCAAAGCATTTAAAAAGAAATTTAATGTTTCCAATTTACTCTTTTGTAGACGTTTTCGTAACCTGCAGTTTCAAGACTGACGTAACGCTCTGTTTTTACTAGTAATTGACCAACAAACACAGAAAAGAACAAAGCAAACCGACTTATTTTATGGCAAAAGTCAAAACAATACTATACCATTATATTGAGACAAGAAACAGTTTCTAAACTATTAGCTTGTTTtgtcaattttgggaatttgaagGTACAAAATCAATTTCACACTTGAGATTCCTTTTTTTAATTAATTGTCAATAATAATTTTTCATAATTAACAAATTATGGTTAGAGTAAAAAATTTATTATCGAAAATGACCGATAGTAAACCAAAAAACACGAGCCTATGTGAATTCTTTTTTGATAATTAGTTTCGAATCCTTTCCATTTTCACAATTAGTATTTTGGAGCCTTGTGTTGAAAAAGAGTTTCTAAAATTTTTCAACGAGTGTAGTCCAATTCCATCCATCAATTCCAATGAAATGTTTATAGTATTTTGCAAAATATGAGGGATATTTTAGAAAAAGGTATATAAGTCATTGAATCGGGGGATAAAAATTATGCAAAAACTCATTTTAGCATTTACGAAAATTAACAACACAATGTCGGTAAGTATCAAGTACATACATATTCGAGCACTTAGATCAACTTATAAAGAATTTCATTAGCCTCCTTAGATATCTTGGTGTTCTTTTTCCTAAGAATACATTCGTATTAAAATTGAATTTAAATATCATCCACTTACAAATTTCAAAGAGCTCAATCATTTTTTACTAAACTGCAAActtctatttaaaaaaaaatcaagaaaAGCAAATAAACTAATTCATTGCCCTCACACGTCAAAATAACgaaagatcaaacatacctaaAGAAAATAAATCAAATATAGGTGTCGAGACAGATCAAAAAATAACTCGACATCAAATGAAGTATCACTCATAAACTTTATGAGATTGCtgtcaaaaagaaaaaaaaaaaaaaactttatgaGATGATTCTCTATCCATCCCaattgtttgtttaaattttaCTATATTCATCATAAGGTaatttaattaaaggtaaataaatatttGAGACGTAAAGGTGTTGAGACGAGAAATAATAAAGGCACAAACCTCAACGAGGCCATGTTGTGGTAGCCAAAACCCCATGCATACATGAAAGAATCACTAAGATATTGGCACGGCTCAATCAAAAGAAATCGATAACAAGACCATTTTATTAAAACGGCTCGTAAATAAATCGATCTCTTGAGTGAACCGGGCCAACATCACAATGACACTTCCAAttattcaaaaacacaaagaacTTGATAATTTGAACGTAAACAATTTAGAGAGAAGAATTAAGAAGTTAGAGAGAATTAAGGAAGGAAAAGtaataatgaataataaaaaAAGTGTGAAGAAAAGGGAATGTCTCGATCAAATTTAAGGAGGAAAAATGGGAGAGAAAAGAAGAGTGCATTAAACAACGTCTTCTACCGAAACCCAAAGAAAGGACCATTGCATTTATGTCACCTGACCCCTCTCCTTCCTAAGTATTTAATGTTCTACAACTAATGGTGCTACTCATCTCGTGTAACAAACCAACTAGAGCTTTCAATTTGGTCACCAAGTTATGGGTCGGGTTAAGACGGGATATGTATAATTAGGTTTGGGATTTCTCGAGTTAGAATTGCCTTCCTTTGATCTAGTCGGGTGAGGTGCAGATGTTAACCAACATAGCTAATAAGACATGAGAACTGAGAAGTGATACTCATTACGGGTTTAAATCTCGTCAGCAATAAATCCGCCCTTGTGGCTCCCCTTGCACCAAAAAAAATAGAGTTGGGTTAGGTTTGACTTATCTAGAGGCTTAAACATTTGTTGATTTGGATTTTGTTGGAGTCAATTTACTACTATTGGCTCAACTTTGTATCCATTATTTTATAAGCTTGTTCACATTTGAATTGATAATTTTCTGTTTGATTTATTAAAACTTCTAATGTAACAGCTTCAACAACATTTGAGACTCTAATATCAATGTGGAGTCTCTACATAACCACATAGCAGTCCTACTCAGCTCGAATACAAATTAAATCAAATAGCAAACACCCAAAAAAACAGTCAAAATATATGACTGAGATATAACACCCAAAATCTAGAAGTACTATTTGGAATATGTTGTTATTTAAGGATCTCATATCCAAATTTCAATTTTTCTGGGTCGGTCACGAGTTCAAATTACTTAATTcgtattattaaaataaatcattGAACAAATACCATATCGGTATTTTATTTAGATGATTTTAAGTTAATTCAGTGTCATAACCAAGACCTTAACGTTGACtttgataccatgatagatgaaccatcccAACCaaaaactattataattattcctattaataACCACCATCACATCTCACGACTTTATCAACTAAGCTAGTTAATATATGTCTTGAGCGTTTTCCATTACTATT is a window encoding:
- the LOC141611430 gene encoding putative RNA-binding protein C25G10.01, with product MAESHRRRYSRSPSPPKARSRSLSRSISKSRSPSPPRYKSRSRSRSRSASRGREEVSNPGNTLFVTGLSARVTERDLKDHFGKEGKVSSVFLVMEPRTRISRGFAFVTMDCLEDADRCIKYLNQSVLEGRYITVEKSRRKRPRTPTPGHYLGLDKSRESGHPRSRPRGGYGREDYGHRRSPRRSPYRGGRGYSPRRSPYAERSRRYRSRSYSPYGSPDRGYGRRSGYVR